A genomic region of Desulfosarcina ovata subsp. ovata contains the following coding sequences:
- a CDS encoding glycosyltransferase family 4 protein, whose protein sequence is MRGSGQTVYAEKIARGLADGNNVTVITARPPGLSGIEYIDNIRVVRLPVPHHDPSQWIAFGYIAGQFIKRQAGRKNFDIIHFLDGHLGYAAPKGFVATLHQSFNQRLKGKKGIPYHSSLWNLIQRYPYYKVSKILETLALGKAEACLAISHATRNEFIQNYRVDPKRIDVVYSGIDTDFFKPVDAGRQRKALGLTNEKVLLYVGFSTPRKGLEDLAAALRRLKTDNVKLVLAGKWEKGYRQSFLHRLGRNVDKVIEAGYVDDAQMPALYSLADIFVLPSLLEGFGFPLVESMACGTPVISTNAGAIPEVVGNCGLVIPPQNPGILAEKIDLLLSDESLRNSLKKRSRDWVLYNFSQAVMMRQTFSFYERVMAQKKRTARHFAL, encoded by the coding sequence GTGCGCGGTTCAGGCCAGACCGTCTATGCGGAAAAGATTGCACGCGGCCTGGCCGATGGTAATAATGTGACTGTGATTACCGCACGCCCCCCGGGACTGTCGGGAATCGAATACATCGACAATATTCGAGTGGTCCGTTTGCCCGTTCCCCATCACGACCCCTCCCAGTGGATTGCTTTCGGTTATATCGCCGGTCAATTTATAAAAAGGCAGGCAGGTCGTAAAAATTTCGATATCATCCATTTTCTGGACGGCCACCTGGGATACGCCGCACCCAAGGGATTTGTGGCAACGCTACACCAATCCTTTAATCAACGCCTTAAAGGGAAAAAGGGAATTCCCTACCATTCTTCTTTATGGAATTTGATTCAACGCTATCCCTACTACAAGGTATCGAAAATATTGGAAACGCTGGCCCTTGGAAAAGCTGAGGCATGCCTTGCCATCAGCCATGCCACCCGAAACGAGTTCATCCAGAATTATCGCGTCGACCCGAAACGTATTGACGTGGTTTACTCCGGCATCGATACTGATTTTTTCAAACCGGTTGATGCCGGGCGCCAGCGCAAGGCATTGGGTCTGACAAATGAAAAGGTCTTGCTGTATGTTGGTTTTTCAACCCCCAGAAAAGGCCTCGAAGATTTGGCTGCCGCGTTGCGGCGTTTGAAAACCGACAACGTCAAACTCGTTCTGGCCGGGAAATGGGAAAAAGGGTATAGGCAGTCCTTTTTGCATCGCCTGGGTAGGAACGTGGACAAGGTTATCGAGGCAGGATATGTAGATGATGCGCAGATGCCGGCGCTCTATTCGCTGGCGGATATATTTGTTTTACCATCGCTTCTTGAAGGCTTTGGATTCCCATTAGTAGAATCCATGGCATGCGGCACGCCGGTTATCAGTACCAATGCCGGCGCCATTCCCGAAGTTGTCGGAAACTGCGGGCTTGTGATCCCGCCTCAGAACCCCGGAATATTGGCTGAAAAAATTGATTTGCTGCTGTCAGACGAATCGCTAAGAAATTCATTAAAAAAACGATCCCGGGATTGGGTCCTTTACAATTTCAGTCAGGCGGTCATGATGCGGCAAACGTTTTCTTTTTATGAGAGGGTCATGGCGCAAAAAAAGCGCACAGCAAGGCATTTTGCCTTATAA
- a CDS encoding glycosyltransferase produces the protein MIKNHRNVLFVVDSCCFPVRDGSSERYLSWLDYLNKYGYKVFFLSFDYLNIYWSQHARHQLKQFTEKFLIINTYSCKRKLLFSVALKYISRIFRNSLFSLSAFENGLQRQNYSKIYDYISNNHISTIIANKITSATLMGIGQIDTHDVLKIIDIHDIHADHFHHIQKIVDRCALSDFLNGPYTGSLSKKLLTILKPLDYGAMKKEELDILSFFDKIVVTSISEKAHLAKIKNISYKIKYLNPVFIDTHHNRSMRTDTCDYDFGFIGSRSIFNIEGLLFFKKKILPILQSAKIAFSCLIAGSVCSAAETIFSSDDNFQYVKYVNMIEEFYNSVKIVFIPLLSGSGISIKMLEALGHRRPVISTTIGARGLDLIPGHDVLVEDDPQIFAKEMLRLLNNSPLRNQLSANAATTIVTKYGLDTYHKNLHAILL, from the coding sequence ATGATAAAAAACCATCGAAATGTTTTATTTGTTGTAGACAGTTGCTGTTTTCCAGTCCGAGATGGATCTTCTGAAAGGTACCTTTCCTGGCTTGACTACCTTAATAAATACGGCTACAAAGTTTTCTTTTTATCCTTTGATTATTTAAATATATACTGGTCTCAACATGCACGACATCAACTAAAACAGTTTACAGAAAAATTTTTAATTATCAATACTTACTCTTGTAAAAGAAAGCTTCTTTTTTCGGTAGCTTTAAAATACATAAGTCGCATTTTTCGAAACAGTTTATTTTCACTGAGTGCTTTTGAAAATGGGCTTCAGAGACAGAACTATTCCAAGATATATGATTATATATCAAACAATCATATTTCCACGATTATCGCCAATAAGATCACGAGTGCTACGCTCATGGGAATCGGTCAAATTGACACCCACGATGTTCTTAAGATAATCGATATTCACGATATTCATGCAGACCATTTTCATCATATTCAAAAAATAGTTGATCGGTGCGCTTTGTCGGATTTTTTAAACGGCCCCTACACGGGTTCCTTATCCAAAAAATTGCTGACGATACTAAAGCCTCTTGATTACGGAGCCATGAAAAAGGAAGAACTGGACATTCTATCTTTTTTTGATAAAATAGTGGTCACTTCGATTTCAGAAAAAGCGCATTTAGCAAAAATTAAAAACATTTCATATAAAATAAAATACTTGAATCCTGTGTTTATCGACACCCATCATAACCGTTCGATGAGAACGGATACATGCGATTACGATTTCGGATTTATCGGAAGCCGATCAATCTTTAATATCGAAGGTCTGCTTTTTTTCAAAAAAAAGATACTTCCTATATTACAATCGGCCAAAATTGCATTTAGCTGCCTCATTGCAGGTTCGGTATGCAGCGCTGCAGAGACAATTTTCTCCTCCGATGACAATTTTCAATATGTCAAATACGTTAACATGATCGAAGAGTTTTACAATTCCGTCAAGATTGTATTCATTCCACTTTTATCCGGTTCGGGCATCAGCATTAAAATGCTCGAAGCACTGGGACATCGACGACCGGTTATCAGTACGACCATCGGTGCGCGTGGTCTCGATTTAATACCTGGGCACGATGTCCTTGTTGAAGATGATCCCCAAATATTTGCCAAGGAAATGTTACGGTTGTTGAACAACAGCCCCCTGAGAAATCAGTTATCAGCAAATGCGGCAACGACAATCGTCACGAAATACGGGCTGGACACGTACCACAAAAATTTACACGCAATATTATTATAA
- a CDS encoding flippase, translating into MHLERIKKNIKNFFFLLISNIGGKLLYLYFITYIVKELGPEESGVLFTAQSFTAMFTFLFSLGIDMLIIREIAKDRSKAGLYTGNALLLKTFSSLFSILFILIFASILDYPKDIFQLIIILTIGITIVNFTSTFEQVIKAYEKTDFLAVISFAGMVCRVITLITTIRVGLGVFHCAIVIVIFDIIVGVASVFYTYRKNLIAAFQIRKNELTPIIHQALPFTLATIFATVYYRVDTVMISLIQSTDEVTRYHASYRILEGLLIIPNILGSVLFPILSSFHYDKKVLIDLNRHILKYVMTVSLLLSSVLMVNADSVYILLFSNELNDSVLIFQVLLSSLPVTAFCCASATLFSATGRQHINLIITIIVLVTNIIMNLIVIPRFGALGASATTLTSEVIGIIFHLVYNRDYINVVFFIKESLRPVAASAFMVVSLNWMNLSSLLVNLLAGVLFFTIGLFFVGGIKRSDLTFVRSLIGQNI; encoded by the coding sequence ATGCATCTTGAACGTATTAAAAAAAATATAAAAAATTTTTTCTTTCTATTAATTTCAAACATTGGTGGAAAACTCCTCTATCTTTATTTCATAACCTATATTGTCAAAGAACTCGGACCCGAGGAGAGCGGTGTCCTTTTCACAGCCCAATCGTTCACCGCAATGTTCACCTTTTTATTTTCTCTCGGCATAGACATGCTTATTATCAGGGAAATTGCCAAAGACAGATCAAAAGCGGGTCTTTACACAGGCAACGCCCTACTTCTGAAAACCTTTTCTTCACTTTTTTCAATTCTATTTATCTTAATATTCGCATCGATACTTGACTACCCAAAAGATATCTTCCAACTGATCATAATTTTAACAATCGGAATAACTATCGTTAATTTTACAAGCACATTCGAGCAAGTTATCAAGGCCTACGAAAAAACCGATTTTCTTGCCGTTATTTCTTTTGCTGGAATGGTCTGCCGCGTAATAACCCTGATAACTACCATACGTGTAGGCCTTGGCGTATTCCACTGTGCAATTGTAATTGTAATTTTTGATATAATTGTTGGTGTGGCCAGTGTCTTCTACACCTACCGAAAAAATTTAATCGCCGCCTTTCAAATAAGAAAAAATGAACTGACGCCTATAATCCATCAGGCCCTTCCGTTTACTTTGGCGACCATTTTTGCTACTGTCTATTATCGCGTAGATACGGTGATGATATCTTTGATACAATCAACCGACGAGGTTACACGCTATCACGCTTCTTATCGTATTCTAGAAGGACTTCTCATCATACCAAATATCCTTGGAAGCGTTCTTTTTCCGATTTTATCATCCTTTCACTACGATAAAAAAGTATTAATTGATCTTAACCGGCATATTCTAAAATATGTGATGACGGTTTCACTTCTTCTTTCCAGCGTATTAATGGTCAATGCGGATTCAGTTTACATTTTATTGTTTTCAAATGAATTGAATGATTCAGTCCTTATCTTTCAAGTCTTGCTGAGTTCATTGCCGGTCACTGCCTTTTGCTGTGCATCCGCCACTCTTTTTTCGGCAACTGGACGACAACATATTAACTTGATAATCACAATCATCGTATTGGTTACCAATATTATCATGAATTTAATTGTGATCCCACGGTTCGGTGCTTTGGGGGCATCCGCGACAACACTTACGAGTGAGGTCATCGGTATTATTTTTCATCTGGTCTACAATCGCGACTACATTAATGTGGTTTTCTTTATCAAGGAATCTTTACGGCCAGTCGCAGCATCTGCATTTATGGTAGTTTCCCTTAACTGGATGAATTTATCATCCCTGTTGGTAAACCTTCTCGCCGGTGTTCTTTTTTTTACAATCGGCCTTTTCTTTGTGGGGGGAATCAAAAGAAGTGATCTGACATTTGTCCGTTCCCTGATAGGCCAAAATATTTAG
- a CDS encoding B12-binding domain-containing radical SAM protein, producing MFLIINPPNPPGYVANKDVMGGLGQLYGPDAKTRIPPIDMVYAAACLKHNQVPFRAIDCLGEDLGLGDFLKKVGSSRPPAFIALRTSMPTFAWDLKVSAHLKEIMPEATIIFFGAVCSIFADDLIRYNAIDILVTGEAEVILPCLAVQPVDQVDGIYYKKNETIIKNPNKALVGDLDALPFPAWEFFPYQNYFIPDLGDTRPVLTIQTSRGCPFNCNYCPYPLAQGHRWRARTPENIFSEIEYLIKTHEMRSLLFRDPEFTLDQERILRLCDLIINSQLKFLWRCETRPDTLSEDLIPKMAQAGCIGINLGIEHVNNTILAKVKRKPVHPDHILKIVRTCAQNKIATFCFFIIGLPGETIPTFMQNVAFAKKLNPDRLQFTFATPYPGTRFHQWAVKNKYITKKNWQHTDGLNVVMRNDTLRPFQLKLMHKYASLACSQRLKSTLLNTVLNKSTKLFLKILTKIRK from the coding sequence ATGTTTCTAATCATCAATCCTCCAAATCCCCCTGGGTACGTAGCAAACAAAGATGTAATGGGAGGCCTGGGTCAACTGTACGGCCCGGATGCAAAAACCAGAATTCCCCCCATTGACATGGTTTATGCCGCGGCATGCCTTAAACACAATCAGGTACCATTTCGTGCGATCGATTGTTTAGGAGAGGATTTAGGCCTCGGTGATTTCCTGAAAAAAGTAGGTAGCTCCAGGCCTCCTGCATTTATAGCCCTCAGAACCTCAATGCCGACGTTTGCTTGGGATTTGAAGGTATCGGCTCACTTGAAAGAGATAATGCCCGAGGCAACAATCATTTTTTTCGGCGCTGTATGCAGTATCTTTGCCGACGATTTGATCCGGTATAATGCAATCGATATACTGGTTACCGGCGAAGCCGAAGTTATCCTTCCTTGCCTTGCGGTGCAACCGGTCGATCAAGTGGATGGAATCTACTACAAAAAAAATGAAACCATTATAAAAAACCCCAATAAAGCTTTGGTTGGGGATCTCGATGCCCTGCCATTTCCGGCCTGGGAATTTTTTCCCTACCAGAATTATTTTATTCCGGATCTCGGCGACACACGACCGGTACTGACCATCCAGACGTCAAGAGGGTGCCCTTTCAATTGCAACTATTGCCCGTATCCCCTCGCGCAAGGCCATCGCTGGCGAGCTCGAACGCCGGAAAACATTTTTTCTGAGATCGAATATCTGATCAAAACACATGAAATGCGAAGCTTACTTTTCCGTGATCCTGAGTTTACGCTTGATCAAGAAAGAATCCTGAGGCTTTGCGACTTGATCATAAACAGTCAATTGAAGTTCTTGTGGCGTTGTGAAACAAGACCGGACACCCTATCGGAAGACCTTATCCCCAAAATGGCGCAAGCCGGATGCATCGGCATAAACCTTGGAATTGAACACGTAAACAACACAATCTTGGCCAAGGTTAAGCGCAAACCCGTTCATCCGGATCATATATTGAAAATCGTTCGGACCTGCGCACAAAATAAAATAGCCACTTTTTGTTTTTTTATCATCGGACTTCCTGGAGAAACGATCCCAACGTTTATGCAAAATGTCGCTTTTGCCAAAAAATTAAACCCGGATCGGCTCCAATTTACATTTGCCACACCTTACCCGGGCACACGATTCCACCAATGGGCCGTGAAAAACAAGTACATTACAAAAAAAAATTGGCAACACACCGATGGTTTGAATGTCGTCATGAGAAATGACACCTTGCGACCTTTCCAATTGAAGTTAATGCATAAATATGCCAGCCTGGCATGTTCTCAACGATTGAAAAGTACATTGCTGAATACGGTCCTGAATAAATCGACCAAATTATTCCTTAAAATTTTAACCAAAATAAGAAAATGA
- a CDS encoding B12-binding domain-containing radical SAM protein, which yields MIKRILLINPPHTLKKHTGIIDANPPLGLAYIAAVLRDRYDVRICDAVIEGIDNRLFHDNEQMTVGLRDNDILSQIRDFAPDVVGVSSMFSDQYHNAHRMCALAKKVSMGIITVMGGAHASYNKLTVMQDKNVDFVIVGEGEESFGKLLSSIANNTPRNTLDGLCWRDANGEVKCTPKTSFIKDLDQIPFPAHDLLPIDKYCRYTKHRGLSKGSPYCSVITSRGCPANCIFCSIHSVWGKSYRTRSPENVIAEIKHLKSHYNINEIAFEDDNLTYDKNRAIAIFDLLIENQLDISWSTPNGVALWSLDTQVLDKMRDSGCFSVVLAVESGDQEVLSKLLKKPLKLKKVEKLVRYAKKIGLETGGLFVIGAPGETTDQMHRTIKYMFTLPFSQRYLSILTPYPGTKLWDICKKNGYVHADIDLRELKLYQANISTPEFKAEEVQIIYNLAQRAIKRRRIFNAIVKRIKNAF from the coding sequence ATGATCAAACGCATACTTCTCATCAATCCACCTCACACGCTTAAGAAACATACAGGAATTATTGATGCAAATCCACCACTTGGATTGGCCTATATAGCAGCGGTCTTAAGGGATCGCTACGATGTCCGCATATGTGATGCGGTTATTGAAGGAATCGACAACAGGCTTTTCCACGATAACGAGCAGATGACTGTGGGTTTGCGTGACAATGATATTTTGTCACAGATTCGAGACTTCGCCCCCGATGTCGTTGGGGTGTCCAGCATGTTTTCGGACCAGTACCATAACGCGCATCGCATGTGCGCGTTAGCAAAAAAAGTGAGTATGGGTATCATTACCGTAATGGGGGGGGCACACGCCTCCTATAACAAACTTACGGTCATGCAAGACAAAAACGTGGATTTTGTGATTGTCGGTGAGGGTGAGGAAAGTTTTGGTAAATTGCTTTCCAGTATCGCCAACAATACGCCGCGAAATACCCTTGATGGCCTTTGCTGGCGTGACGCCAATGGCGAGGTCAAATGCACTCCCAAAACATCGTTTATCAAAGACCTTGACCAGATTCCCTTTCCAGCACACGACTTGTTACCGATAGACAAGTATTGCCGCTACACGAAACACAGGGGGCTCTCCAAAGGATCCCCCTATTGCTCCGTGATCACTTCGCGGGGATGTCCGGCAAACTGTATTTTTTGCTCGATTCATTCTGTATGGGGGAAAAGTTATCGCACGCGCTCTCCCGAAAACGTTATCGCGGAAATCAAGCATCTGAAAAGCCACTATAATATAAATGAAATTGCCTTCGAAGACGACAACTTGACTTACGATAAAAACAGAGCGATAGCAATTTTTGACTTATTAATTGAAAACCAATTGGACATATCTTGGTCGACACCCAACGGTGTTGCCCTTTGGTCTCTGGATACGCAGGTACTCGATAAAATGAGGGACAGCGGGTGTTTCTCTGTCGTTCTGGCTGTTGAATCCGGTGACCAGGAAGTTCTCTCAAAACTGCTAAAAAAGCCTTTAAAATTAAAAAAGGTCGAAAAATTGGTTCGCTATGCCAAGAAGATAGGCCTCGAGACAGGTGGCCTTTTTGTAATTGGTGCTCCCGGAGAAACCACCGACCAGATGCATCGCACGATCAAATATATGTTCACATTGCCTTTCAGTCAAAGATACTTGTCGATACTGACCCCCTACCCTGGAACAAAATTGTGGGACATATGCAAAAAGAACGGATATGTGCATGCTGACATTGATTTAAGGGAATTGAAATTGTACCAGGCAAACATTTCCACTCCAGAGTTTAAAGCAGAAGAGGTTCAAATCATTTACAACCTGGCCCAACGAGCAATCAAACGGCGAAGAATTTTCAATGCCATCGTCAAACGCATTAAGAATGCATTTTAA
- a CDS encoding glycosyltransferase family 4 protein — translation MKILAFTSLYPPFYKGGYEIAAKSFIDSLRRKGHRIKVVSSRYGVTHQTKTEPGVLRSLHYLNYNHLNEPFYNKFPFICSILSAIRRSILTIFNGIIAGRIIQRYKPDILFLWDMREISYHTVFFKVRESIPVVIMVEDKVFNWHTISNCFLSAFPFNKAYCRFDHVFCVSSVMKKYALSTGYASNRISIVPNGIANDWLIEKIDFKKPSGRLLYVGRLSKIKGIHNIIMSLHYLQKCYTEDIVLTIIGSGDQDYIAYLKSLITRYNLMKTVRFQGKLSYQDLKYIYTQHDLLIVSSIYQEPFGLILIEAMSRGLPVIASDIGGPSEIVEDQITGLLYSPDDPKDLAKKIEYILTDHTLYNTIRKNALSKVKQHYLIDKVAIKIEQTLHGLIKNNKHESETIS, via the coding sequence ATGAAAATATTAGCATTTACATCCCTGTATCCTCCCTTTTACAAAGGTGGGTATGAAATTGCAGCCAAATCCTTTATCGACAGCCTTCGCAGAAAAGGCCATCGGATCAAGGTTGTCTCTTCGAGATATGGGGTCACTCATCAGACTAAAACCGAACCTGGTGTTCTGCGCAGTCTCCACTACCTGAACTACAACCACCTCAATGAACCTTTTTACAACAAATTTCCATTTATCTGCAGTATTTTAAGCGCCATCCGTCGGTCTATCCTGACAATTTTCAACGGAATCATTGCTGGAAGGATTATCCAAAGGTATAAACCCGACATATTGTTTTTATGGGATATGCGCGAAATTTCATATCATACTGTTTTCTTCAAGGTCAGGGAATCAATTCCAGTTGTAATAATGGTAGAAGACAAGGTTTTTAACTGGCATACAATCAGCAATTGTTTTTTATCCGCATTTCCATTCAACAAAGCGTATTGCCGTTTTGATCATGTATTCTGCGTCAGCAGCGTAATGAAAAAGTATGCTCTATCCACCGGTTACGCTTCGAATAGAATTTCTATTGTCCCAAACGGCATTGCGAATGATTGGTTGATAGAAAAAATAGACTTTAAAAAGCCTTCAGGTCGACTACTGTATGTCGGCAGACTTTCTAAAATCAAGGGCATCCACAATATTATAATGTCGTTACATTATCTTCAGAAATGCTATACAGAAGATATCGTTCTTACAATCATTGGCAGTGGTGACCAAGATTATATCGCTTATCTTAAATCCTTAATAACCAGATACAATTTGATGAAAACAGTTCGTTTTCAGGGAAAATTATCTTATCAAGATCTAAAATATATTTACACCCAGCATGATCTACTTATCGTGTCTTCAATTTACCAAGAACCATTCGGGTTGATACTCATCGAGGCAATGTCAAGAGGGTTGCCCGTCATCGCCAGCGATATTGGCGGTCCATCCGAGATAGTTGAAGATCAAATCACCGGTCTTCTCTATTCTCCTGACGACCCAAAGGATCTGGCAAAAAAAATAGAATACATTTTAACTGATCATACACTTTACAATACGATTCGAAAAAATGCACTTTCAAAGGTAAAACAACATTATTTGATCGACAAGGTCGCTATCAAAATAGAACAGACGTTACATGGGCTTATAAAAAACAACAAACATGAATCAGAAACGATTAGTTGA
- a CDS encoding NAD-dependent epimerase/dehydratase family protein → MKILVTGASGFLGTFLCNKLEDKGHDILGLNSTNCDLTDERAIFNLGHDKYDLIFHLAAWTQAGDFCLRHPGEQWIINQKINTHLLTWWQACQPQAKLIAMGTSCSYSTDRRLKEENYLSGQPIDSLFSYAMTKRMLYAGLIALNRQYHLRYLCVIPSTLYGPGYHTDGRQMHFIFDLIRKIIRGKLYGKPVILWGDGRQRRELVYIEDFVDIMLRLNDCCENDIINIGSGKEYSIRHFARRICEIVEYDFDKIVFDTERYVGAKSKCLAIDKLLHYIPNPNMTDLDIGLEKTIQWFRQNQAALL, encoded by the coding sequence ATGAAAATACTGGTTACCGGAGCGTCCGGTTTCTTGGGAACCTTTCTTTGCAACAAACTCGAGGACAAGGGCCATGATATTTTAGGTCTCAATTCAACAAATTGTGACCTGACCGATGAAAGAGCCATTTTTAATCTGGGACACGATAAATACGACTTGATTTTTCATCTCGCAGCTTGGACCCAGGCCGGGGATTTTTGTCTGCGGCATCCCGGTGAACAATGGATCATCAACCAAAAAATAAATACCCATTTGCTGACATGGTGGCAGGCCTGCCAACCCCAGGCGAAATTGATTGCCATGGGGACAAGCTGCTCCTATTCTACCGATAGACGGCTTAAGGAGGAAAACTATCTGTCCGGACAACCGATTGATAGCCTATTTTCTTATGCCATGACCAAGCGGATGCTCTACGCCGGGCTCATTGCTTTGAATCGGCAATACCACCTGAGATACCTTTGTGTCATACCATCAACATTGTACGGTCCCGGTTATCACACGGATGGACGCCAAATGCATTTTATTTTCGATCTGATTCGGAAAATTATTCGCGGGAAGCTCTATGGAAAACCGGTCATTCTCTGGGGCGACGGTAGGCAAAGGCGCGAGCTCGTCTATATCGAAGACTTCGTCGATATAATGCTTCGGTTGAATGACTGCTGCGAGAATGACATTATCAACATCGGCAGCGGCAAGGAATATTCGATTCGACACTTCGCACGGCGAATATGTGAAATAGTCGAATACGATTTTGATAAAATTGTTTTTGACACGGAACGGTATGTCGGTGCGAAGTCCAAATGTCTTGCAATTGATAAACTGCTTCATTATATACCTAACCCGAATATGACCGACCTCGACATCGGATTAGAAAAAACGATCCAATGGTTCAGGCAAAATCAGGCCGCGCTCCTATAA
- a CDS encoding class I SAM-dependent methyltransferase, with the protein MKCRICNSSRLSLAIDLNAQPWANNFLKREEIGTESFYPLRVMHCADCKTVQLDHTVKKEIMFGNHTYLSGITKSLSDHFQKVAKSVDAVFFKNEKEKSALDIGSNDGTQLKHFQKLGYRVLGVESSTTIARIANDTGVETINAFFNFPLAQEINQTFKVINAAGVFFHLEELHSVTRGIKELLDSNGVFVVQFLYMKRIVENLAFDQIYHEHLLYYNLNTIDVLLNRHGLSMFDAYVSPIHGGSVIGFVTHAGRRSPTERLIKLRQREIEEDSNEFSTYQEFFKKIAEKKRITLDYLNAQKAKKKTIYGFGAPVKGNTMLNYFGTGTQYFDYLVEKNELRRGLYSPGMHIPIAIEKELKQLPDIYFVLAWNFKKEILKNNQHLLDKGIEFYFPVDPVETDE; encoded by the coding sequence ATGAAATGCCGAATCTGCAATTCCAGTCGTCTGAGCCTTGCAATTGATCTCAACGCGCAGCCTTGGGCGAATAATTTCTTGAAAAGGGAGGAAATAGGAACAGAATCCTTTTATCCGCTGCGTGTCATGCACTGTGCCGACTGTAAAACTGTCCAGCTCGATCACACGGTTAAAAAAGAAATCATGTTCGGCAACCATACCTATCTTTCGGGTATTACCAAGTCACTGAGTGATCACTTTCAGAAAGTCGCCAAATCGGTCGATGCCGTCTTTTTTAAAAACGAAAAAGAAAAATCCGCACTGGACATCGGTTCAAACGATGGGACTCAGTTAAAACATTTTCAAAAGTTGGGTTACCGGGTATTGGGTGTAGAATCATCCACGACCATCGCCCGGATCGCAAACGATACCGGGGTGGAAACCATCAATGCGTTTTTCAATTTTCCCCTGGCCCAGGAGATAAACCAGACATTCAAGGTCATCAATGCAGCCGGCGTTTTTTTCCATCTCGAGGAACTGCATTCCGTCACCAGGGGCATTAAGGAACTCCTCGACTCGAACGGCGTCTTTGTCGTTCAATTTTTGTATATGAAACGTATCGTCGAGAACCTGGCTTTTGATCAGATTTACCATGAGCATTTGCTTTACTATAATTTGAATACTATCGATGTACTGCTGAACCGCCATGGTCTCTCCATGTTTGATGCATATGTATCACCGATTCATGGCGGATCGGTCATCGGATTCGTGACGCATGCGGGTCGCCGCTCCCCAACGGAACGATTGATAAAGTTGCGTCAGCGGGAAATCGAAGAGGATTCCAATGAATTTTCCACCTATCAGGAATTCTTCAAAAAAATCGCCGAGAAAAAACGCATTACACTCGATTATTTAAATGCCCAAAAAGCCAAAAAGAAAACCATATACGGTTTCGGAGCCCCTGTGAAAGGCAACACCATGCTCAATTATTTCGGAACCGGAACCCAATATTTTGATTATCTTGTGGAAAAAAATGAACTCAGGCGGGGACTCTATTCGCCCGGTATGCATATCCCCATCGCCATCGAAAAAGAATTGAAGCAATTGCCCGACATCTACTTCGTGCTGGCATGGAATTTTAAAAAGGAAATTCTGAAAAACAACCAACACCTTCTGGACAAGGGGATCGAATTCTACTTTCCCGTCGATCCCGTGGAGACGGACGAATGA